A genomic segment from Marinitoga hydrogenitolerans DSM 16785 encodes:
- a CDS encoding energy-coupling factor transporter transmembrane component T family protein — MFAENIAIGRYVEKKSLMHSLDPRAKLIGLFFLAGFAFTINSFYDVALMSFYTLLLMLLSKVGLKTYWKSIKSMWMLILFAFVVQLFNYEGNVIYQLWFIKITDTGLSNAAIITFRLFFAIMLSSVLTLTTSPTSLANAMEDVLIWFRVKRSFAHELSMVMTIAIRFIPVMAREAERIFKAQMSRGANFDSRKISGRLKGLVAIIIPLLVSALRRADELSIAMEARCYNGWEGRTRYKLFNWRFRDTLFFISFISLGITMIII; from the coding sequence ATGTTTGCTGAAAATATTGCTATAGGAAGATATGTTGAAAAAAAATCATTAATGCACTCTTTAGATCCAAGAGCAAAATTAATAGGATTATTTTTTCTTGCAGGATTTGCATTTACAATAAATAGTTTTTATGACGTAGCTTTAATGTCTTTTTACACATTACTTTTAATGCTATTATCAAAGGTTGGGTTAAAAACGTATTGGAAATCTATAAAATCAATGTGGATGTTGATATTGTTTGCTTTTGTTGTGCAATTGTTTAATTATGAAGGGAATGTTATATATCAATTATGGTTTATAAAAATTACAGATACGGGATTATCAAATGCAGCAATTATTACTTTTAGATTGTTTTTCGCAATTATGTTGTCATCTGTTTTAACATTAACAACATCCCCAACATCTCTTGCAAATGCGATGGAAGATGTTTTAATATGGTTTAGAGTAAAAAGATCGTTTGCTCATGAATTATCAATGGTTATGACTATTGCTATAAGATTTATACCAGTAATGGCAAGAGAAGCTGAAAGAATATTTAAAGCTCAAATGAGTCGTGGGGCAAATTTTGATTCAAGAAAGATTTCTGGGAGATTAAAAGGATTAGTTGCTATTATTATCCCCTTACTTGTTTCTGCATTAAGAAGGGCAGATGAGTTGAGTATTGCCATGGAAGCGAGATGTTATAATGGTTGGGAAGGAAGAACAAGGTATAAGCTGTTTAATTGGAGATTTAGAGATACACTCTTTTTTATTTCATTTATTTCATTAGGAATAACGATGATAATAATATAA
- a CDS encoding MFS transporter: protein MRTFIFIIIFINALFINSISPLMTTFQETFNISISQSSVLPFSNTLGNIIFATIAGFIISKIGLRKSLYNAFLFQISSLLVFIFSKNLYGLMLALFLTGGGLGQVFSVTTSMYDHLPENMQNYGLFHAFFGLGGIIGPLLVSIFLKYHINYKILFFIYLIIFISLFLYITIKKIPKNIKYKSFSIKEGLITLRKRIVLISMIMLIIYAGIEIGSITWAANLFKGYFNYSKDISALFIGLFWIAFTLGRIITDKLYNIFGKNTSLYIPLFASFSLLLIFILKSPFLFILYGLFLGPIFPATQKYLNNKLSHREVGLISGLIFAGTGIGSMLITTTMGIVADKNLFISYLLPFSFLILISFLSPLREKQS, encoded by the coding sequence ATGAGAACTTTTATTTTTATAATTATTTTTATTAATGCATTGTTCATAAATTCAATATCACCACTCATGACAACATTTCAAGAAACTTTTAATATATCAATTTCTCAATCTTCAGTTCTACCTTTTTCAAATACTCTTGGAAATATAATATTTGCGACAATTGCTGGTTTTATTATTTCAAAGATAGGTTTAAGAAAAAGCTTATACAATGCTTTTTTATTTCAAATATCCAGTCTATTAGTTTTTATATTTTCAAAAAATTTATACGGTTTAATGCTTGCATTATTTCTAACAGGTGGAGGTCTGGGACAAGTATTTTCAGTAACAACTTCTATGTATGACCATTTACCAGAAAATATGCAAAATTATGGTTTATTTCATGCTTTTTTTGGTCTTGGTGGAATTATTGGTCCTTTATTAGTTTCCATATTTCTAAAATATCATATAAATTACAAAATATTATTCTTCATTTATTTAATAATATTTATTTCCTTGTTTTTATATATAACAATAAAGAAAATTCCTAAAAATATAAAATATAAATCTTTTTCGATAAAAGAAGGTCTTATAACCTTAAGAAAAAGAATTGTTTTAATAAGTATGATAATGCTGATTATTTATGCGGGAATTGAAATAGGAAGTATCACATGGGCTGCAAATCTTTTTAAAGGCTACTTCAATTATTCAAAGGATATTTCTGCCTTATTCATAGGATTATTCTGGATAGCTTTTACACTTGGAAGAATTATAACAGACAAATTATATAATATTTTTGGAAAAAATACATCTTTATACATACCTTTATTTGCTTCGTTCTCTTTATTATTAATTTTTATATTAAAATCACCATTTTTATTTATTTTATACGGATTATTTTTAGGCCCAATATTCCCTGCTACACAAAAATACTTAAATAACAAATTATCACATAGAGAAGTTGGTTTAATTTCTGGTCTTATCTTTGCTGGAACAGGCATAGGTTCTATGTTAATAACAACGACAATGGGTATAGTTGCAGATAAAAACCTATTTATCAGTTACCTATTACCTTTTTCTTTCTTAATATTAATAAGTTTTTTATCCCCTTTAAGAGAAAAGCAGTCCTGA